A stretch of Pogona vitticeps strain Pit_001003342236 chromosome 5, PviZW2.1, whole genome shotgun sequence DNA encodes these proteins:
- the CDC42EP1 gene encoding cdc42 effector protein 1 — MSLGKLPVIGWVSSSHSKRRFKTELTPDMISPPLGDFRHTMHVGRGGDAFGDTSFLRNHGGEEAKPNNFFARTLRHVRRSPLRNRGSRSKDEASPLPPAISPIIKNAVSLPQLNEGSYRKDSLGGFAFKSTPNSFSDYGLESGFCTIPRVPRSEKTQENTSFAESALTRSDSLLSFRLDLGPSLMSELLHVIGHSNREEAEGEESQTPASSDIVPPHHLKGSQVEDSLPWRSRSLQANCEDRKAESSFWGHSETDSSLGHSVCTNGDGHSLEFSQEELSCSQGRLPSSELGDDCSMDMKEFSQATPVLSGHYGMGGGYHRGLQQQDESRSQTSWESSNVHTWHLKAGQEHKAEWCQEAEEEEEEEEEEVEEEFYKDGTSSAREGHSSSFEYVDEEEDDEVKV; from the exons ATGAGTCTTGGGAAGCTACCAGTGATCGGCTGGGTGTCCAGCTCCCACAGCAAACGCCGTTTCAAAACAGAACTGACGCCGGACATGATTAGCCCCCCACTGGGGGACTTTCGTCACACCATGCATGTTGGGCGTGGTGGAGATGCTTTTGGGGACACTTCCTTCCTCCGTAACCATGGTGGGGAAGAAGCCAAGCCGAACAACTTCTTTGCTCGGACGCTAAGACATGTACGGAGAAGCCCGCTCAGAAACAGGGGAAGTAGGAGCAAGGATGAGGCCTCTCCGTTGCCTCCTGCCATCTCACCCATCATTAAGAACGCTGTGTCTTTGCCTCAGCTTAACGAGGGGAGCTACAGGAAAGATAGTTTGGGAGGTTTTGCCTTCAAGAGCACTCCCAACAGCTTCTCTGACTATG GATTGGAATCTGGATTCTGCACCATCCCCCGTGTTCCTCGCTCAGAGAAGACTCAGGAGAACACCAGCTTTGCAGAATCAGCCCTGACACGTTCAgactctttgctgtctttccgccTTGACCTTGGTCCTTCCTTGATGAGTGAACTGCTTCATGTTATTGGCCACAGTAACAGAGAAGAGGCTGAAGGAGAGGAAAGCCAAACTCCAGCCAGCAGTGACATTGTCCCACCTCATCACCTGAAGGGCAGCCAGGTGGAGGACTCTTTGCCCTGGAGATCAAGGTCACTTCAAGCCAACTGTGAAGACAGAAAAGCTGAGTCAAGCTTCTGGGGTCACTCTGAGACTGATTCATCCTTGGGACACTCTGTATGTACCAATGGGGATGGTCATTCTCTAGAGTTTTCTCAGGAAGAGTTATCCTGTTCTCAGGGCAGGCTCCCCAGCTCTGAATTGGGAGATGACTGCTCCATGGACATGAAAGAATTCAGCCAGGCAACCCCAGTTTTATCTGGCCATTATGGCATGGGAGGTGGCTACCACCGGGGCCTACAACAGCAAGATGAGTCAAGGAGTCAGACTTCATGGGAAAGCTCAAATGTCCATACATGGcatttgaaagctggacaggaacaCAAGGCTGAGTGGTGCcaggaagcagaggaagaggaggaggaggaggaggaggaggtggaagaggaatTCTACAAAGATGGGACAAGTAGTGCTAGAGAAGGGCACAGCAGTTCCTTTGAATATGTGGATGAGGAGGAAGATGATGAAGTTAAGGTCTGA